The following are from one region of the Paenibacillus sp. JZ16 genome:
- a CDS encoding VOC family protein, protein MMNRVQKISPNLWFDHQAEEAAQHYVSIFKNSQIERITRYGAEKNDNHTFAEGAIMTVEFLLEGQHFVALNGGPHFTFNEAISFIVHCETQEELDYYWEKLSEGGDEKAQVCGWLKDKFGVSWQIVLANLSEMITDSDPAKSERVMKALLQTKSKIDMQTLQQAYEG, encoded by the coding sequence ATGATGAATAGAGTCCAAAAGATTTCGCCAAACCTGTGGTTTGATCACCAAGCCGAGGAAGCCGCCCAGCATTACGTCTCTATTTTTAAAAATTCACAGATCGAGCGTATTACGCGCTACGGTGCAGAAAAAAATGACAACCATACATTTGCCGAAGGTGCGATAATGACTGTGGAATTCCTGCTGGAAGGCCAACATTTTGTTGCCCTAAATGGCGGTCCGCATTTTACCTTCAATGAAGCCATTTCATTTATTGTGCATTGCGAAACCCAAGAAGAATTGGACTATTATTGGGAGAAGCTGTCTGAGGGCGGCGACGAGAAAGCCCAAGTATGCGGTTGGCTGAAGGACAAGTTCGGTGTATCGTGGCAGATCGTCCTTGCTAACTTAAGCGAAATGATAACTGACTCCGATCCGGCAAAATCCGAACGCGTCATGAAGGCTTTACTCCAGACGAAATCAAAAATCGATATGCAGACATTACAGCAAGCCTACGAGGGGTAG
- a CDS encoding NUDIX hydrolase produces MLMPTHIVAVGGIVENERDEILLVKGRSGWVFPGGQVEAGENLMEALIREIKEESGMDTIVSHLIGVYSNTSTYPGHSGVAVVPTKVMMDFACKPTGGELGISDETTDSRWIPKDEVLQLITAPAIRTRFQAYLDFNREVVYMEYMTKPEFEIKLRRNI; encoded by the coding sequence ATGTTGATGCCAACACATATCGTCGCTGTCGGCGGCATAGTTGAGAATGAACGCGATGAGATTCTATTGGTGAAGGGGCGCAGCGGCTGGGTTTTTCCAGGTGGGCAGGTGGAAGCCGGAGAGAATCTGATGGAGGCGTTGATAAGAGAAATCAAAGAGGAGAGCGGCATGGATACCATCGTTTCCCACCTGATCGGAGTCTATTCCAATACATCAACCTATCCGGGACACAGCGGAGTTGCCGTGGTTCCAACGAAAGTGATGATGGATTTTGCGTGTAAGCCTACGGGCGGCGAGCTGGGGATCTCGGACGAAACGACGGACAGTCGTTGGATCCCTAAGGATGAAGTGCTTCAATTGATTACGGCCCCGGCCATTCGTACGCGATTTCAGGCTTATTTGGATTTTAATCGAGAGGTCGTCTATATGGAATATATGACGAAGCCGGAGTTTGAAATTAAGTTGAGACGGAATATCTAA
- a CDS encoding DUF1801 domain-containing protein codes for MAKLSGHGQVVEYLQQLEHPLKAEIEEVRSFILSVDDQITEQIKWNAPSFCVQGEDRITLNLQGKGFFRIIFHCGAKVQTHDIKGALPEDTLLEWASNDRAIVKILNLNDLEEKKEQLREVIVRWIEATSKE; via the coding sequence ATGGCCAAATTATCAGGTCACGGGCAAGTCGTGGAGTATCTTCAACAACTTGAGCATCCACTAAAGGCTGAAATTGAGGAAGTAAGAAGCTTCATATTAAGCGTCGATGATCAAATAACCGAGCAGATCAAATGGAATGCACCCAGCTTCTGCGTTCAGGGGGAAGACCGGATCACATTGAATTTACAAGGGAAGGGCTTCTTTCGCATCATTTTTCATTGTGGGGCAAAAGTTCAAACGCATGACATCAAGGGAGCCCTGCCTGAGGATACGCTATTGGAATGGGCTTCTAATGATCGGGCAATCGTGAAAATATTGAATTTAAACGATCTGGAGGAGAAGAAAGAACAATTAAGAGAAGTTATCGTTCGATGGATTGAAGCAACGAGTAAGGAGTAG
- a CDS encoding SDR family NAD(P)-dependent oxidoreductase has protein sequence MSGSQFIITGTSRGIGEQLAYMLLEKGHEVHGIARGTSERLSSYPKYRHYVYNLSDTLGLEELVDRVFDEMDPVHADRICLINNTSMLEPLKAIEQCDARDIHMNVQISLVSPMILTSGFIKKTEGLSIRKKIINISSGSGIYPAPTMSVYCSVKAGINMFTQSVGSEQRNRPNPVEIIAVNPGMVDTDMQRMARGKNEQEFEMAKAFAHAYESGQLLSTEEIGAHLLRIIDKDFATGSVVNYDEI, from the coding sequence ATGAGTGGAAGTCAATTCATCATTACGGGAACCTCAAGGGGAATCGGCGAGCAACTGGCTTATATGCTCCTAGAGAAGGGCCATGAAGTGCATGGAATCGCGAGAGGAACGTCCGAGAGATTGAGCAGCTATCCAAAATACAGACACTATGTATATAATCTGAGCGATACGTTGGGGCTGGAGGAGCTTGTGGATAGGGTGTTTGACGAGATGGATCCCGTTCACGCGGATAGGATCTGCCTTATCAATAATACGTCCATGCTTGAACCACTGAAAGCCATTGAACAATGTGATGCAAGAGATATACATATGAATGTGCAAATCAGTCTGGTTTCCCCCATGATTCTGACATCCGGCTTCATCAAGAAAACGGAGGGGTTGTCCATTCGGAAGAAAATCATCAACATCTCTTCAGGCTCTGGCATATACCCAGCACCTACGATGAGTGTCTATTGTTCGGTCAAGGCCGGAATCAATATGTTTACGCAAAGTGTAGGGAGCGAGCAAAGGAACAGGCCAAACCCGGTAGAGATCATTGCGGTTAATCCAGGTATGGTAGATACGGATATGCAAAGAATGGCCAGAGGGAAAAATGAGCAGGAGTTTGAAATGGCCAAAGCCTTCGCCCATGCGTATGAGTCAGGGCAGCTTCTATCTACAGAGGAAATCGGGGCGCATCTGTTACGTATCATCGACAAGGATTTTGCAACCGGAAGTGTTGTGAATTATGACGAAATCTAA
- a CDS encoding GrpB family protein — translation MEEVIVTPYNPDWKNEFEREQNKIRLALKGLDVHIEHIGSTAIKGLGSKPTIDMMAGVLSLTLVNENEQYIENLARIGYEYVFKPEFPERLFFRRGQWRAGTHHLHVYKYQGQQWNDQILFREYLKNHPDTRDQYYSLKKVLESQFKHDRVAYTSGKADFIREVIRKARQDTDLVEELDAERN, via the coding sequence ATGGAAGAAGTCATTGTCACCCCGTACAATCCGGACTGGAAGAATGAGTTTGAACGGGAACAAAATAAAATTAGGTTGGCTCTGAAGGGACTCGACGTACACATCGAACATATCGGGAGTACGGCAATTAAGGGTTTAGGATCGAAACCGACCATTGATATGATGGCTGGTGTTTTGAGTTTAACGTTAGTAAATGAAAATGAACAATACATAGAGAATCTGGCCAGAATCGGGTATGAATATGTGTTTAAACCGGAGTTCCCGGAGCGGCTTTTCTTTCGAAGAGGCCAATGGCGGGCGGGGACACATCATCTTCATGTTTACAAGTATCAAGGCCAACAGTGGAACGACCAGATTTTGTTCAGAGAGTATTTAAAGAACCATCCGGACACACGGGATCAGTATTATTCCTTAAAAAAAGTTCTGGAAAGCCAGTTTAAACATGACCGCGTGGCCTATACCAGCGGCAAGGCTGATTTCATTCGTGAAGTGATCCGGAAGGCAAGGCAGGATACAGATTTAGTCGAGGAACTTGATGCGGAAAGGAATTAA
- a CDS encoding GNAT family N-acetyltransferase: MIVQEVDDLGAIDIAELLTESKREGFRNIHRLVNDYNEGSNRFQHEDEALFECRVGHRVIGICGLNRDPYSDGSIGRIRRLYVLKEFRHYGAGRRLVEAVIQKASSHYSKLVLRTDNPKAADFYKKLGFKEVKGDVRITHELGLGCNHGCHASIL, encoded by the coding sequence ATGATCGTTCAAGAAGTTGATGACCTGGGTGCAATAGACATAGCCGAGCTCTTGACTGAAAGCAAGAGAGAAGGGTTCAGGAATATCCATAGGCTTGTGAATGATTATAATGAGGGCAGCAATAGGTTTCAGCATGAAGATGAAGCCTTGTTTGAATGTCGAGTTGGTCATAGGGTCATCGGCATTTGCGGGTTGAATCGTGATCCGTATTCCGACGGAAGCATAGGCAGGATCCGCAGATTGTATGTGTTAAAGGAATTTCGGCATTATGGTGCCGGGAGAAGGCTGGTCGAAGCGGTAATTCAGAAGGCGAGCAGTCATTACAGTAAACTCGTGTTAAGAACGGACAACCCCAAAGCGGCTGATTTTTATAAGAAGCTGGGTTTTAAAGAAGTGAAGGGTGATGTACGGATCACGCATGAACTTGGGTTGGGATGTAATCACGGCTGCCATGCATCGATCCTATAG
- a CDS encoding class I SAM-dependent methyltransferase produces MNKVIDYYNAFDEWGRLDREPIEFIVNLHHILSMLPEKGHVLDNGAGPGKYSMELAKNGYDVTLTDLTPRLVEIAAAKAEELKLTGQFKGFHRANANDLSLFQDELFDAALMMGPLYHLQTEQDRSTAVRELYRVTQAGGCVFVAFMTRIRHLMTSLSFPEHWKPNDTISSIKEFVRTGIFNHSDEGRFTGAYYFNLEDIKPFMESNGFKTIKLIGSSSIAGSFKAEQFDYWRSRGEEEFQEVMKLIYQEAENPSILGVSSHLLYIGQKR; encoded by the coding sequence TTGAACAAAGTGATCGATTATTATAATGCCTTCGATGAATGGGGGCGTTTGGATAGGGAGCCCATTGAATTTATCGTCAATCTGCATCATATCTTGAGTATGCTGCCTGAGAAAGGTCACGTGCTGGATAACGGAGCGGGACCTGGGAAGTATTCGATGGAATTAGCGAAGAACGGTTACGATGTGACCTTAACAGATCTTACGCCAAGATTAGTCGAGATTGCGGCTGCTAAAGCTGAGGAACTCAAGTTAACCGGCCAGTTCAAAGGATTTCACCGTGCCAATGCCAACGATCTTAGCCTATTTCAAGATGAGCTGTTTGACGCCGCACTGATGATGGGACCGCTATACCATTTACAGACAGAACAAGATCGGTCTACGGCCGTCCGGGAATTGTATCGCGTTACACAAGCGGGTGGCTGCGTCTTTGTGGCATTCATGACCCGAATTCGGCATCTGATGACATCCTTATCATTTCCGGAACATTGGAAACCGAATGATACGATCAGCAGCATTAAGGAATTTGTTAGGACCGGGATATTCAATCATAGTGATGAAGGACGATTTACCGGTGCGTATTATTTCAACTTGGAGGATATCAAGCCGTTCATGGAATCGAATGGCTTCAAGACGATTAAATTGATAGGCTCGTCAAGTATAGCAGGCTCCTTCAAGGCAGAGCAGTTCGATTATTGGCGGTCCCGTGGGGAAGAGGAATTCCAGGAAGTAATGAAATTGATCTACCAGGAAGCGGAGAACCCCAGCATTTTGGGAGTCTCATCTCATTTATTGTATATTGGGCAGAAACGATAA